A portion of the Daphnia magna isolate NIES linkage group LG4, ASM2063170v1.1, whole genome shotgun sequence genome contains these proteins:
- the LOC116922133 gene encoding ubiquitin-conjugating enzyme E2-17 kDa, with protein sequence MALKRINKELQDLGRDPPAQCSAGPVGDDLFHWQATIMGPPDSPYQGGVFFLTIHFPTDYPFKPPKVAFTTRIYHPNINSNGSICLDILRSQWSPALTISKVLLSICSLLCDPNPDDPLVPEIARIYKTDRERYNELAREWTRKYAM encoded by the exons ATGGCATTGAAAAGAATCAATAAG gAACTTCAAGATCTTGGACGGGATCCTCCTGCACAGTGCTCGGCAGGCCCTGTAGGAGATGACT TATTCCATTGGCAGGCCACAATCATGGGGCCC CCTGACAGTCCCTATCAAGGTGGAGTTTTCTTTCTCACCATTCACTTTCCGACAGATTATCCATTCAAACCACCCAAG GTGGCATTTACCACACGCATCTATCATCCCAATATAAACAGCAATGGTAGCATTTGTTTGGATATATTGAGATCCCAGTGGTCACCTGCACTCACCATTTCTAAAG TGCTGCTGTCAATTTGTTCTCTGCTATGCGACCCAAACCCGGATGATCCTTTGGTTCCGGAGATTGCCAGGATATACAAGACTGACCGAGAGCGATACAATGAACTCGCACGGGAATGGACTCGTaaatatgccatgtga